The DNA sequence CGGTGAGTTCGCGTATGGTGTCGTTGGGCGCGCCGACTGCGAACGCGCCGCGGTCATGGTCTTGGAAGTAATGCTTCAGGCCGCCGAGCAGGATGGGCTCCTTGCCCTGCGCCTTGGCTGCCTTGTAGAACATCCAGAGCGGCGTCCGCACGTGCCGCACGTCGTGGCCGACGACCTGGCCCATGACGGCGGCCATTTCGGTGACGGTGAGCAGTTTCGGCCCCGTCGGCCGGTAGCTCTTGCCCGCGTGGCGTGCGGGGTCCAGGAGCGCGGCGACCGCAACGCGGGCGATATCGTCGACCGAGGGTGGCGCGTTGCGGCCCTCGGCCGCAACGGGCAGCGGAAAGACCCCGAGGTGCGCCGCGAACGGCATCATCTCCAGGTAGGGGCTGTCAGCGAAGAAGCCGGGATTGACGACGGTGTGCGCGATGCCCGGAAGCGCGGCGAACATCCGGTCTATAAGCCACAGCTGGCGCGACATAAGCGCCGGGTGATTGGGCCCGGCAAGCCATTGGGAAAGCCCGACGATCTGTTCGAGGCCCGTCTCACGGGCCGCGACCGCAAAGGCTGACGCACTCTGAATCACGAAGGGGTGATAGGGCGGGCAATAGTAAGCCCGCTGCACGCCGCGCATCGCGTCCATCAGCTGACCAGGATCGAAAAGGTCCGCAACGACGACCTGGGCGCCGCGACGTTGGAGCCGATCGCTGCGCGCGTCCCAGACGCGGACGGCAGCTCGTACGGGCGAGCCTTTGGCCAGCAGCTCAGCGACCACGGCGCCGCCGGTCTTTCCGGTGGCGCCGGTTACCAGAATTTTTGGTTTAATCATGGCAAGAGACGAGAGAGGGGTAGCATTTCCAGGTTGGGTACGATATCGTACCATTACTACTGAATAATTGGTACGGTCTCGTACCAAATGCAAGTGAAAATGCCGGTAATCAAGAAACCTAAGCGCCCAATACCCGTGTCCCGCGCCCGGTCCAAGCGCGTCCCCAGCTCCATCCGCGACCGCGTGGTCACCGCGGCGTTTAGCCTCTTTCGTGACCGCGGTTTTTCCAGCACCAGCATGCTGGACATTGTCACCCGTGCCCGAGTGTCCAAACGCGACCTCTATGCCCTCTTCAAGAACAAGCACGCCGTATTAGCGGCATGCATCAGCGAACGCGCCCAACGGGCACGCCGGCCTTTGGACACGACGGCCCCTATGCCGCAGAGCCGGGATGCGCTGGCCGCGTTGCTCGTTGAGCTCGGCGTATCGATCTTGACGACGGTGTGCCAGCCTGAAGTGCTGACCGTTTATCGGCTTGCGATTGCGGAATCCGATCGCGCTCCCGAGATCGCTCGAACCCTCGATGGCAGCGGCCGTGAAGCTAACCAAAAAGCGCTCACCGAGCTGGTCGGACAAGCTCAAGCGCGGGGGTTAGTCCGCGCCGGCGATCCGGAAGCTCTGGCAATCCGCTATCTCGCCGTGCTTTGGGGAGACCTCCTGATCCGGCTGTTGATGCGTGTGCGCGAGGCGCCCACCGAACGAGAAATCGAGGTCCGTGCCCGTGCTGCGATGGAGACATTGACTGGTGGCCCTGCGGAAAAAGCTCATTCGGCTTGACCCTGGAGGCCGCTCCCCTGGCCAGCATCATGATGGCCGTGCCGGCGCCGCAAAAGGAGCGCCAACGGCAACATCAACAGCGGCGCGAGGCCGGAAACGGCCAGGCCCCAGCGCAGGTTGACCAGGTCGCCCATCCACCCCACGACCCAGGGCATCAGGATCCCGCCGGCATTGCCGGCTGCGGCCAGCGCGCCAAACAT is a window from the Verrucomicrobiota bacterium genome containing:
- a CDS encoding NmrA family NAD(P)-binding protein; this encodes MIKPKILVTGATGKTGGAVVAELLAKGSPVRAAVRVWDARSDRLQRRGAQVVVADLFDPGQLMDAMRGVQRAYYCPPYHPFVIQSASAFAVAARETGLEQIVGLSQWLAGPNHPALMSRQLWLIDRMFAALPGIAHTVVNPGFFADSPYLEMMPFAAHLGVFPLPVAAEGRNAPPSVDDIARVAVAALLDPARHAGKSYRPTGPKLLTVTEMAAVMGQVVGHDVRHVRTPLWMFYKAAKAQGKEPILLGGLKHYFQDHDRGAFAVGAPNDTIRELTGKDAEDFETITRRHAALPESRQGAGARLAAFARFMAVPILPGMDPAAYERAQGQPVPPAPHLALDDAGWMASHGVEGSFTADSALKGALA
- a CDS encoding TetR/AcrR family transcriptional regulator; this translates as MSRARSKRVPSSIRDRVVTAAFSLFRDRGFSSTSMLDIVTRARVSKRDLYALFKNKHAVLAACISERAQRARRPLDTTAPMPQSRDALAALLVELGVSILTTVCQPEVLTVYRLAIAESDRAPEIARTLDGSGREANQKALTELVGQAQARGLVRAGDPEALAIRYLAVLWGDLLIRLLMRVREAPTEREIEVRARAAMETLTGGPAEKAHSA